The Falco peregrinus isolate bFalPer1 chromosome 9, bFalPer1.pri, whole genome shotgun sequence genome includes a window with the following:
- the RASSF10 gene encoding ras association domain-containing protein 10 — translation MEPEERKISVWICQEEKLISGLSRRTTCSDVVRVLLEDSHHRRQRPALPEPGGGMLSGPPHSYCIVEKWRGFERILPNKTKILRLWVAWGDEQDNVRFVLVRSEASLPNAGPRSAEARVVLSKERPGHGLGAARASLALTQERQRRVVRKAFRKLAKINKKRQQPLAREASSAERMETLVHLVLSQDHTIRQQIQRLRELDREIDRYEAKIHLDRMKRHGVNYVQDTYLVGAAGGGEPEPVRETQPAAGRPEEDYARKCEEVLQLQEQRAQQEELLEHLAAEIQEELNERWMKRRREELELAAGPGLAETDCDTTELSGGGEGELHLEHERVKTQLSTSLYIGLKLSTDLEAVKTDLDYTQRAWEDKERELQRLLETLGTLDVAAEAPAEPRGAAGGGRPAAGGSAAGWVEQARALRKDRADNDEDSDTGLSSMHSQDSDSLPVCESLV, via the coding sequence ATGGAGCCCGAGGAGCGGAAGATCTCGGTGTGGATCTGCCAGGAGGAGAAGCTGATCTCCGGGCTCTCCCGGCGGACCACCTGCTCGGACGTGGTgcgggtgctgctggaggacagCCACCACCGGCGGCAGCGGCCGGCGCTGCCCGAGCCCGGCGGCGGGATGCTGTCGGGGCCGCCGCACTCCTACTGCATCGTGGAGAAGTGGCGCGGCTTCGAGCGGATCCTGCCCAACAAGACGAAGATCCTGCGGCTCTGGGTGGCGTGGGGGGACGAGCAGGACAACGTGCGCTTCGTGCTGGTGCGCAGCGAGGCCTCGCTGCCCAACGCGGGGCCGCGCAGCGCCGAGGCGCGGGTGGTGCTCAGCAAGGAGCGCCCCGGCCACGGCCTGGGGGCGGCCCGCGCCAGCCTGGCGCTCACGCAGGAGCGGCAGCGGCGGGTGGTGAGGAAAGCCTTCCGCAAGCTGGCCAAGATCAACAAGAAGCGGCAGCAGCCGCTGGCCCGGGAGGCCTCGTCGGCGGAGAGGATGGAGACGCTGGTGCACCTGGTGCTCTCGCAGGACCACACCATCCGGCAGCAGATCCAGCGGCTCCGCGAGCTGGACCGCGAAATCGACAGGTACGAGGCCAAGATCCACCTGGACCGCATGAAGCGGCACGGCGTCAACTACGTACAGGACACCTACCTGgtgggggcggccggcggcggggagccggAGCCGGTCCGGGAGACAcagcccgccgccggccgccccgaGGAGGACTACGCCAGGAAGTGCGaggaggtgctgcagctgcaggagcagcgggcgcagcaggaggagctgctggagcacctGGCCGCCGAGATCCAGGAGGAGCTCAACGAGCGCTGGATGAagcggcggcgggaggagctggagctggcggcggggcccggcctgGCCGAGACGGACTGCGACACCACGGAGCtgagcggcggcggcgagggCGAGCTGCACTTGGAGCACGAGCGGGTGAAGACCCAGCTGAGCACCAGCCTCTACATCGGCCTCAAGCTGAGCACGGACCTGGAGGCCGTCAAAACCGACCTGGACTACACGCAGCGGGCGTGGGAGGACAAGGAGCGGGAGCTGCAGCGCCTGCTGGAGACGCTGGGCACCCTGGACGTGGCGGCCGAGGCGCCGGCGgagccgcggggggcggcgggcgggggacggccggcggcggggggcagcgcggcCGGCTGGGTGGAGCAGGCGCGGGCGCTGCGCAAGGACCGCGCCGACAACGACGAGGACTCGGACACGGGGCTGAGCTCCATGCACAGCCAGGACTCGGACTCGCTGCCCGTCTGCGAGTCCCTCGTCTAG